In Sporosarcina psychrophila, a genomic segment contains:
- a CDS encoding Maf family protein, which translates to MKFTVVKPVILASASPRRKEILSLLGFPFTVVPSNVAEDLAVENDDFEGYARQLAAMKTQAVANEEQGSIVIGADTIVVYKGKLYSKPESKEQARAFLEELSGKTHSVITGVGVFTDDKICTFSVQTKVTFRELDDMLINAYVESGDPMDKAGGYGIQTAGALLVDKIDGDYYNVMGLPIAKLTEYMRKLGFMELNGGVSFIDN; encoded by the coding sequence ATGAAATTTACAGTTGTTAAACCAGTTATTCTAGCTTCAGCATCTCCGCGCAGGAAAGAAATTCTAAGTTTGCTTGGCTTCCCGTTTACAGTCGTGCCAAGCAATGTGGCTGAGGATTTAGCTGTAGAAAATGACGATTTTGAAGGCTATGCACGGCAACTTGCCGCGATGAAAACGCAGGCAGTAGCGAATGAAGAACAGGGTTCTATCGTAATCGGAGCGGATACGATTGTTGTGTATAAAGGGAAATTATATTCGAAACCAGAAAGTAAAGAACAAGCGCGAGCATTTTTAGAAGAGCTTTCAGGGAAAACGCATTCAGTTATAACAGGCGTTGGGGTATTTACGGATGATAAGATATGTACATTTTCCGTCCAGACAAAAGTTACTTTTCGTGAACTTGACGATATGTTGATTAATGCATATGTGGAATCCGGTGATCCAATGGACAAGGCTGGCGGATACGGTATTCAGACGGCTGGCGCATTATTGGTGGATAAAATTGATGGTGATTACTACAATGTTATGGGATTGCCAATTGCGAAGTTAACTGAGTATATGCGG